A stretch of DNA from Microlunatus capsulatus:
CGCCGGCTTCGGGGTCTGGAGCGGCACGTCGTTCTCGGCGCCGGTGCTGGTCGGGGAGATCGCGCAGCACCTGCACGCCTCCGGCGCCCTGCGGGCCGACGACGTCGACCCGGCCGCCGCGGTGGCGCGGGCCTGGGCCGCGGTGACCGCCCGGGTGCCGTCGCTGGTCCGGCCGGGCACCACCGGGCCGGACACGACCGGGCACGACGGGCAGGACGGGCAGGACGGGCAGGACGGGGCCGGGACCACCGGCACCACGGACGGCGAGCACACGGACGGGACGTGGGTGGGGCGATGACGGGCGCGGTGGAGGACGGGGCGGACGGCCGGACGGGAGGGGCCGGCGGTGCGGAGCCGGAGCGGCTGGCGGTGCGGGCGGCGCGGTTGTTCCTGGCCTACCGCGACGGCGACGCGGCGCGGATGGGTGACCTGGTCACGCTGGTGACGCCGCTGCTGTGGCACACCGCGCGCGGCGCCCGGCTGGACGCGGCGACCGCGGAGGACGTGCTGCAGACGGTGTGGCTGGCCCTCGTGCGGCACGCCGACACCATCACCGACCCGGTGGCGGTGCTGCAGTGGCTGGTGGTCAGCACCAAGCGCGAGTCGTGGCGGGTGTCGCGGGCGCAGACCCGCACCCGCCCCGAGGACTTCGAGGCGAGCGACAGCGCCGCCGGGGCCGTGGTCGAGGCCGTCGGCACCCCGTCGGTCGAGGAGGAGGTGCTGGGTGCGGCCACCAACTCGACGCTGTGGCGCCACATCGCCGCGCTACCGGAGCGCTGCCGGGCGCTGCTGCGGGTGATCGCCTTCGCCGACCGCCCCGACTACGCCGAGCTGTCCCGCTCCCTGGGGATGCCCCAGGGCAGCATCGGACCCACCCGCGGCCGCTGCCTGGCGAAGCTCCGCCTGGCCCTGGCCGCCGATCCCGCCTGGGAGACCCCGTGAGCACGCCGGACCCGCGCGACGACGACGCCCGGCTCGACGCCCTGGCCGCCGAGCCGCTCGACGCGGACGACGCCGCGGTGCTGGGCGCGATCCGCGCCCTGCTGGAGGAGCACGACCCCGTCCCCGAGGGCCTGGTGGACCGGATCGAGTTCGAGCTCACCCTCGACGCGCTGCAGGCGGAGGTGGCGACCCTCACCCAGGTCGACCTGGTCGGCTCCGGGGCCCGCAGCTCCACGGAGGCGG
This window harbors:
- a CDS encoding RNA polymerase sigma factor; translated protein: MTGAVEDGADGRTGGAGGAEPERLAVRAARLFLAYRDGDAARMGDLVTLVTPLLWHTARGARLDAATAEDVLQTVWLALVRHADTITDPVAVLQWLVVSTKRESWRVSRAQTRTRPEDFEASDSAAGAVVEAVGTPSVEEEVLGAATNSTLWRHIAALPERCRALLRVIAFADRPDYAELSRSLGMPQGSIGPTRGRCLAKLRLALAADPAWETP